GCAGACCACTATGATCATCAGTTATCAGAGATGAGCctataatgcaaaataataagtCTAATTAGGTAAAGTACAGATCCATCTCcaaaagcacaaacataaaataacatttgaaaagttaaaaaagCTGTAATAACTGTACAGTATATTCAgtttgtgaaaatgaaaatataaaacaattagaaaatgaatacaaatatttattaaatacagttttatttctcatatgctctcatatttttatttttgtaatgtgtttttgtaaagtcataattttgttaaaatataatACTGCTTTGCTATTTACAATGGTtaccattttctatttttcatAAGTGACTTTAATTAATCATATTAAAACCAGTTAGTTTGACCCGCTATCATCACCCgacaatttaaaaacaaaaacattgcattagtaaaaatagtaaaatgtaTTGTCCCCATTTTTAAATTCATAGATAAGTTAGATTTCAAATGATATTTTGACAACTATACAAGGAAATGTTCCTTGTTTCAATATAAGAAGTCTGGTCAATTTAGGTCACACAATTTGAGGAGTGTTTGCATGAGTTACATGCCACAATTTAATACTCAGGCTAGTTATTAGTATTGTCTGAATCTCTAACTCTAAGTATGTACAAGACTTGGCAGTCAGTGCTAATAATTAAGCTCAGAACTCATTATTAGAATAGAAATTTTGGATACTCAAGTTATATAAAGTTTACAGAAGTTCTATAAAATCTCTCTCACCGTAGTCCGATGTCCCGGGCTGGCCTGGTCCTGGTTGACTTTCTGATAGACATTTGGGGTGTTCAGCCATCTAGTCTTCTGCTGTTGTCTCTGGGTGTGGGGATGGAGACGAGGGTGGGGTTGAACCCCATCCTCATGAAAAGAAAATGACGTGACGGTGGCAGGTACCTCCACCTCTCTTCTGGTTCTGGAGCGCTCCAACAGCACTGGGAAACGGTAGGCGTATCCTGTACGGTAACCCTGCAGAATGATGATCAAATGTTCTAAAGTCAAGTCTAATGCCAATAAAATTACAATTAGGTAAATTGCTCTGGCCTACAGTATGGAAGTTCTGaatttaaatctcgcaattctgagaaaaaagtcagtattgtgagattaaaaagtcgcaattacctatttattcttttatttcatagaagtttgtttctgccatgaaataaaaaataaataggtaattgcgactttttaatctcacaattctgacttttttctcagaattgcgagatttaaactcgtaattgcgagatataaagtcagaattgaatgatATAAAAAGGTGATTatatgattataactgacaactaaggaaaatcccaaattataaaatattgtgaaaaagttcaatattgaagacacctggtgccacactctaatcagctaattaactcaaaacacctgcaaaggcctttaaatggtctctcagtctagttctgtaggctacacaatcatggggaagactgctgacttgacagttgtccaaaagatgaccattgacaccttgcacaaggagggcaagacacaaaaggtcattgcaaaagaggctggctgttcacagagctctgcgtccaagcacattaatagagaggcgaagggaagggaaagatgtggtagaaaaaagtgtacaagcaatagggataaccgcaccctggaaaggattgtgaaacaaaacccattcaaaaatgtgggggagattcacaaagagtggactgcagctggagtcagtgcttcaagaaccactacgcacagacgaaTGCatgacatgggtttcagctgtcgcattccttgtgtcaagccactcttgaacaacagacagtgtcagaagcgtctaaagacaaaaaggactgaaaactcgcaattctgagaaaaaggcagaattgcaagtttatatatcgcaactctgactttataactcacaattacgagtttaaatctcgcaattctgacttttttctcagaattgtgagataaagagtcagaattgcgtgataaaaacttgcaattgtaaGAAAAGTCTTTATATCATGGagttctgacttcataactctcAACTGCACATAAAATCgcaataaacacaattatgCCAATAAAGTACTGTTTTCTGCACTGCGAAAATCACTGTGTATAAAGTGCCTCCAGAGGTGAAATTCAGTTATGGTAATGGCCGTTTGGTTTCTGCCACacgctgtaagcagtagacCAAGCACAACatactgggccatctgaccaatcagagcagagtaggctctcggAAAAGGGGgtgtttagagagactgaatcctttTTCAATTGAAATCAACTTACCAGATTGTCCAGCGTCCTCATCAATGCTTCAAACTCATGTTCTCCCAGCCTGCTCTTGTGCATGGGGCCGAAAGTGGATCCAGCCCAACCCACAGTGCCTGTGGAGACGGGCCTGTGAATATTGCGGTCCAGCATGATTAGGTTTTGTTCCCCTCCAGCGCTGCACAGTGCTGCCACCTGCCAGGACAGAACAAGACTGCAGCATGACTCAGTGTGGACTTACAGCATTCTGAAGTTACACTGCACAGCTAACAATACATCTATTCTCAACCCTGTGCACTTTTTTCGGTCTACACAATGCTTCTTATTGTCTTTGCAGGGATCCACTCCCAGAGTAGTGCTGCCTTTCTCTACCATCCCCTGCTTTCATTTGTATACCATGTACAAATGATTTGAATTAGTAGATGTtttaggggccattcacacagaacacatttttgcattccactgtgctacttttccattgtttttcaatgtaaacacAAGCTAGACAGACGTTTGATTGGTGTGCTTGTGTCTTTTGCAGTTTCTTGTGCATGACGCGGCATTCTAAAAACATGGCGCTCAAGTTAAAATAGGTTCAACAAAAAACACTTCTCTTGCTTGACTGACCGCAAAAATGCGTTCTGCGTCAATGGCCAAATACATGGCCATTTTTACTGTACACAAATCACTCACAGAGCATTATATGTAGCTGATGAAATATATAGCAAAGCAAAAACTGGAAAAACTAGAAAAATGCAAATTTACTATAAATAtttacactacagttcaaaagtttggggtcagcaaaaagaaaggaaatgaatacttaaatttgtttaaaattgatataaatatagaatataaagaataaatttctatttcaaaagatttctatttcaaataaatgctgttcttttgatatttctattaataaaacaatattgaGAATAAAATGTACCatggtttccaccaaaatattaagcagtttgagaccaccaaatcagcacattaaaatgatttctaaaggatcatgtgacactgaaaactggagtaatgatgctttgtcatcacaggaataaatgatgtcttaaaatatattcaaaatagaaaacttatcttttaaattgtaataatatttagctgtttttacagtatttttgattaaataaatgcagccttgaaacatgatacttatttttaataatataaaaaaaaagaccactaattttttaaaatgtagtgtatatttactataaataattatattataataaacataaacacacacacacacatatatatatatatatatatatatatatatatatatatatatatatatatatatatatatatatatatatatatagttatatgcATATTTATACTACAAATATTACTATTCTGTGTGTTCACTTTCACACACCCTTTCACTGGCTCTCTTAGTAGTCTCTTTCTTCACTCTCACTCCCTCTGTCCTACAGTCCCACTAATCTACTCTTCCATATTTTGCCCTCAAGGGAAGGgctgaaatttttttttgccTACCTGTGTTTGACAGGCGGTCTGGATGTGGTAGATTGTGTAAAAGGCCTCCTCCACCGACTCACCCAGTGCCACGATTCCATGGTTCCTCAACACCAACACCTGTACAATAACAACTATTAGAATCAGGTAGATGTTTCCCAGTGCATAAATATCATCACCCATTTTTCGACCTTATGAGCCTCTCAACATCATGTTCTGAGGGGAGTCTCTGTAATCTAGGATCTAACCTTGCATGTAGGCCCGAGGCTCTTCTGGAGTTCCACCCGGTCCTCTTCTTCCTCCATTACTCCATTATAGTCATAATAAGCTACCTCGCCCACCAGCAAAGCCTCATGGGATAGCGGTAGCAGGCCACACTTCATGGCTGATACCTATATGAAAGATTAATAGTGGTTATATGAGCACCAATTAAAgagataattcacccaaaaatatgaattctgtcatcatttactcaccctcaagttgttccaaacctgtataaatgtctttgttctgctgaacacaaaagaagatatttgtaaccaagcagatcttgtCCCCTattgactgccatagtatttttttccctactatggtagtcaatgggggtgGAGATCTGCTTgcttacaaacattcttccaaatatcttgtaaatgagtaaatgatgacagaatttttgggtgaactatccctttaagagaaaTGAGAGAATGCAGAATGAAGTATCTTCAACAATGCTAAAATAATCAGAATAATAATGATTCCTTTTAAAAATGGAATAAGTATTTTTGCAGTCAGTGGAAGGACCTCAGaatgtagaaatacatttaaaagattAATAGATATTAGTCATTTGTGtgtagatatatagatagatagatagatagatagatagatagatagatagatagatagatagatagatagataactattaaatatatttgctTAAATGTCTTTTTGATCAGAGACTCAAGAAACTCTAGAAAACAATGGCCTTTTCTTCCACAGTAAGTTGCTGTTTCAGCAATGGGGACTTTTCTTAGCCAAGTATGTGACATACCGCAGCTGTGGCTGGAGTGTGGAGGTGCAGCAGGCAGCGGACGTCCGGTCGAGCAGAATAGATGGCAGAATGCAGGCTGAACGCAGAGAGATCCACTCCCAGAGTAGTGCTGCCTTTCTCTACCACCTCCCCGAGAATATTCACCTTCACCTGGACATCATAGAGAGAACATGGTTTGATCAAGCTTTCACTTGAACACctgaaaaaaaatcctttaaaaGCAATAATTCAATGTGATTCATTTAGATCATCCTAATCTGATCACATTACTGAATTTCCATCTGCTGATCATTTTAAAATTGCATTAATCTAATGAATCAACATACTGGTTAGCATTATGAAAGGCCTTTCTTGAAACATATCTTAAAAATGAGATACCACTGCATCATTTGCAGAACCTGATTTCAGCCAttgcaacatgttcctggatcaacatctttgttgatcctggataGGGCTCTGAATCGGTTCATTTTGACCGGAACGTAGCCAGAAACGAAAACGAAATCAAATTTAATCGTTCTGAACAGAAACGCTAATTTGAAATGACCATTAACcggttaataacgttattttatcgttccgtttaatattttgatttggttGTCATTGTCAACCAATCAcgaattcaaatagtacagcctATGCAAATGTGACGCTGACGCATTCAACGAGTGAAATGCCCGTGCTCACGCTCTAAAGTGAGATGCCCGCGCTGACGCGCTCAGCTCAGCTGTCAAGTCATCATAGGTAAGTCACAATGGCAATGCTGGCATTAGTTTTTCCGATGATAGGCCTACATGTCACCAACCGTCAAgtattaggcctacatttaagtgaaaataAATGTCAAGTAATGCAGCTTGTTGTGCGTTTTGAAACCAGCGAAAATTGCAGTGCAATTTTCAACGTCACATCACGCatctgcagcgcttctgtgaagGGAGAAAACTAGGCCTACCTACATAacgcatataaaataaaaggggAATATTTAGGCATATAGGCTACGCGACATATTTCACTTAAATAATCAGGTCTACAgattaacaaaacgaaagtggTTATTTGTGGCGCACAAAGATCTAGAaaaggaaacagacattctgcttgttttcgttatttgagtgtcttttgtaaatgtatgaatgatTGAATGATGATGCTTTTACCTGTATGACCATAAATTACTGAGACAGTTTACTGTCTTATAGAAGGAAAACAAATCCAGtggtcgcgccggcgcctcacgCGCGCGCACACAAATTCTTGCATTGCTTACTTGATATTGCAgcctgttaaatattaaaataaaatacaatcaaaCGTTACACTGCTCAGTTCAATTCTGTAATACAATGTGCCGTTTAGCACCCGTGACCACCGCCTGACTGTGCTGTTATATGTGAAGGATGTCGATAATGCGAGTGAAGTACAAACTCATAAAATAAATAGTAGTTTAGCATTCATTCGTCtcgaaaatgaaaacagttggATTCGTGCCGCATGAGAAAGGTAGGCTACagattcactttaaattaattcgttgtgcatcttatttagttttatttccaataaataTAAACCTGTTTCTCGCCTTGAATATAGCAATAGAAGCTGGAATggtgttaaaaaagaaaagagattttttttttattcgttTTGGCTTGATGTTTATATAGTCTGAATAGTCCAACTGTTAACTTTAGAGGTTTTGATGTGGAGTACATTAAGTGGATAGGTAAAATAATATAGGGCagttttgttcataatttatgtttacattatatgtataacattataaacaaagctatGTCTAGgttacttttacattttactttatttaccgataactttattatcattatttctgaatgtaataAAATGCGACGTATAGGCCTtaacttttttcctctcagaAATAGCGTCGGTATTTTTAACCATGcagcaaacattaaaatatcttgaaaaaataatttaatttaattaataaaccaTTGTTTTTCCTTTCGTTTAATAGGTTTACATTTGGACAGAATCTTGTTATAAAAGATAGCCTAATTGTAGGCTATGCCTATTGACTAAGACGGCAAATACactctttgttttttaataaataaaatgctgtacgtattattattattattattattagcctattattataattattaagtaggctacaagcaaaaaataaataaataaataaaaataacgttattaaccgTTATTTTTTCTAAAGAAACCGGTTTCGGAACGTTTATAATACCAAGGAACGCTGGAACAGAAACGTTAAAATACCGATTCTGCTTGGAGTGGAAcgactgaattttttttttttttttcgtttttaagCCCTTAACTTGGAACAACCTTCCAATCCAATcggtttacagtttatgtcaagtttaggcttacaaccagggttcgGTGCTTCTGCATCAGCATTATTCATCAATTCataatttccctctgattttaaggataagttatgggtagggttacagtaggtttaggggtagggatatggttaggactaaatttttggacaggaatgttgttccaggatcaacaaaatatgttgaaccAGAAATGCAGCTAACTCTGCAAAATCAGAATGTGCGCATAATGTACTACTATTCcattatgtataaatataaatttatatttaagtataaaaataaataaaatacataaattactCCAATTATCCCTTTAGTTGACCAAAGCTTTGAACtgcattttttcttatttttccaTTACAAGTCACAATTTATGATACAATTTGTGCACATGCATGGACACAAGAAATATTTTCACGAGTAACCATTTCTAATACCTTATTTTTGCAACAATGTACAAAATATGTCCATAAAAATGTTGACCACACTGAATCCTTCAGTTTTTATCAGCAAATAATACAAACTGAGACAGCACTCCTTTTTCTAGCGACCTTCATTTGAATGCTTTAGCACAGTGAAACGCTATCATCAGGAGACATCTTGCAGGACACAAGAGGAACAAgtttggggtgtgtgtgtgtgtgtgtgtgtgtgtgtgcgtgcgtgtgtgcgcTTGGACAGTCTCTCACCAGACTCGACGCAGTCACCTCCCCGTAGGTCAGACCATTTGGCAACACGAGGAAATGTTCCTGTTCTTTACTAACACGCATCTGCAGAAAGAAAGAGACGCTTTTATTCAAAGCAacttatagtacacttacaGGAACAATCTCCCTGGAGCAACCTtaggttaaagggatagttctgacatttactcatcctcatgtcctACTAAACCGGTACAGCTTTTCATAAGATTTTCAGAGATACTGACTTACATTTCTGTCTGTGTTTCACACAAAGCTATAGTTA
This DNA window, taken from Megalobrama amblycephala isolate DHTTF-2021 linkage group LG4, ASM1881202v1, whole genome shotgun sequence, encodes the following:
- the add2 gene encoding beta-adducin isoform X4, producing the protein MSRSPTPKGTPVLHSPVDGECLEGEMVQSPQQSTPSSSLKKRVSSLLQSPSFREELDVLIQEQMKKGGSSSNLWALRQIVDFMATHGSPAALPVAPSTITMVTPINDLQGWEPGSMVKGERLMRCKLASVHRLVDLYGWAQLANTCLTMRVSKEQEHFLVLPNGLTYGEVTASSLVKVNILGEVVEKGSTTLGVDLSAFSLHSAIYSARPDVRCLLHLHTPATAAVSAMKCGLLPLSHEALLVGEVAYYDYNGVMEEEEDRVELQKSLGPTCKVLVLRNHGIVALGESVEEAFYTIYHIQTACQTQVAALCSAGGEQNLIMLDRNIHRPVSTGTVGWAGSTFGPMHKSRLGEHEFEALMRTLDNLGYRTGYAYRFPVLLERSRTRREVEVPATVTSFSFHEDGVQPHPRLHPHTQRQQQKTRWLNTPNVYQKVNQDQASPGHRTTWQKAEEIAQASGRAIKIENPNQFVPLFTNPQEVLETRNKIREQNRQDMKTAGPQSQVLASVITDNSPPSPETVEPPVPPEPETPNPFNELTDQELEEYRKEVQRKQHGQDGVEEVVNDTGTSPTTSPIKTPPSGQSFGTEILSR